DNA from Acidobacteriota bacterium:
GGCGACCAGGAATCCCAGCACGGCATCGCCGAGGAATTCGAGCGGTTCGTTGTCGTGGTCCAGGTCGCGCTCGTGGGCATAGGAACGGTGCACGAGGGCCTGGTGAAGTTTGCCGCGGTCCTTGAACGTGTAGCCGAGCGCGGCCTCGAGTTCGCTCATGTGCTGTTCGATGTCGTCACTCCAGCGCATGGTCTCCTCGCATCGATCCGTCCATGGAAGCGCTCGTCCAGAGTGCGCCTAGCATAGCCCGAGGCGCTCAGGCCGCTATAGCGACGAGGGCGTCGGCCTGCTATTTTTCTGGCATGCGTGGAACTCGGAGGTGTCGAAGTGCGGGGCTTTGGGGGAGGCTTGCCGGGCTGGCAACCTTGGTTGCTTTGCTGAGCCCCGCGGGGGCCGACTCAGGCCGCCAATCACCAGCGAGCGGATGGTCGCCCCTGCCCCCCCACACCATGACCGTCCTTCTGGCCACCGGCGCGGATCGTGGCTACCTTCGTCCCCGGGGGTGCTACGGCAGTTTTGGAGGGGCCCTTTATCGCCCCCGGTTCGATCAGTGGCTGGCCCGCACCCGGCCCGGC
Protein-coding regions in this window:
- a CDS encoding ribonuclease III, which gives rise to MRWSDDIEQHMSELEAALGYTFKDRGKLHQALVHRSYAHERDLDHDNEPLEFLGDAVLGFLVA